In Gemmatimonadales bacterium, the following are encoded in one genomic region:
- a CDS encoding glycosyltransferase family 2 protein, translating into MIYFCIPAYNEEATVGLLLWKIRRVLEASSREYLLLVGDDASTDSTQEVLEPYQKALPLVVLRSPSHQGYAATVEGLLKEALTRSDRHKRDIAVVMPADFAVDPDALPEFLKHIDSGADLVVGEATLTGDVGKWDRRVREWAPRILGRHARIPGVRDVVSGFAAFRLVSLRNAFRDCEGRWLTTQDWAANAQLLGWAAAGSRRVEVVPVTERLDRHTRAHRHAPWARARALWAARSLLPAPPAGQKAERGQQATPRGQEAA; encoded by the coding sequence ATGATCTACTTCTGCATTCCGGCATACAACGAGGAAGCCACGGTGGGACTTCTCCTGTGGAAGATCCGTCGCGTGCTCGAAGCATCGTCGCGAGAGTATCTCCTGCTCGTCGGTGACGACGCGTCGACCGACAGCACCCAGGAGGTCCTCGAGCCGTACCAGAAGGCGCTCCCGCTGGTCGTGCTGCGGTCGCCATCACATCAGGGATATGCGGCAACCGTCGAAGGTCTGCTCAAGGAAGCGCTGACGCGTTCCGATCGTCACAAGCGCGATATCGCGGTGGTCATGCCCGCCGACTTTGCCGTCGACCCCGACGCACTCCCCGAGTTCCTCAAGCACATCGACAGCGGCGCCGACCTGGTGGTCGGCGAAGCCACCCTCACCGGCGACGTGGGAAAATGGGATCGGCGCGTGCGTGAGTGGGCTCCCCGGATTCTCGGCCGGCACGCCAGGATTCCCGGAGTGCGCGACGTCGTCTCCGGATTCGCCGCGTTCCGGCTGGTCTCGTTGCGCAATGCGTTTCGCGACTGCGAGGGTCGCTGGCTCACCACCCAGGATTGGGCGGCGAATGCGCAGCTGCTGGGCTGGGCCGCCGCGGGATCGCGCCGGGTTGAAGTGGTACCGGTGACCGAACGCCTCGACCGTCACACCCGGGCGCATCGCCACGCACCGTGGGCGAGAGCTCGTGCCCTCTGGGCCGCTCGCAGCCTCCTTCCCGCGCCACCGGCCGGGCAGAAGGCGGAACGCGGGCAGCAGGCGACGCCGAGAGGTCAGGAAGCCGCGTGA
- a CDS encoding gamma-glutamyl-gamma-aminobutyrate hydrolase family protein encodes MSRPRIGVAGVTREWDGQTRTGVNVNYVRAVLAAGGLPILLVPELSREQTVELFGDCDGLLLTGGEDVDPCHYGAVPHPKLGTLDPRRDANELALVAEARARDLPILGICRGIQLCNVAFGGTLIQDIAAQRSSAINHDSPTQRDVRAHPITITEHSRLAAILEATSFDANSFHHQAVDTVGAGLVVTATAPDGIIEGIESADPHDWIVAVQWHPEELALNPDAADLKLFSALIAAARRN; translated from the coding sequence ATGAGCCGACCGCGAATTGGTGTGGCAGGCGTGACGCGCGAATGGGATGGGCAGACGCGCACCGGCGTCAACGTCAATTATGTCCGTGCAGTACTCGCCGCCGGGGGCCTTCCGATTCTCCTCGTTCCCGAGCTCTCCCGCGAGCAGACCGTCGAATTGTTCGGCGACTGCGACGGCCTCCTGCTGACCGGCGGCGAAGACGTCGACCCCTGTCACTACGGCGCGGTACCACATCCGAAGCTCGGCACCCTCGATCCGCGGCGTGATGCAAATGAACTCGCCCTCGTTGCCGAAGCGCGCGCGAGGGATCTCCCGATCCTCGGCATCTGCCGCGGCATCCAGCTCTGCAACGTGGCGTTTGGCGGCACACTGATCCAGGATATCGCCGCGCAGCGCAGCAGCGCCATCAATCACGATTCGCCGACGCAGCGCGACGTTCGCGCCCATCCGATCACCATCACCGAACACTCCCGCCTTGCGGCGATTCTCGAAGCGACGTCGTTCGACGCCAATTCGTTTCACCATCAGGCTGTCGACACGGTCGGCGCGGGACTCGTGGTTACGGCTACCGCGCCCGACGGCATCATCGAAGGAATCGAGAGCGCCGATCCGCATGACTGGATCGTGGCGGTGCAATGGCATCCCGAGGAACTGGCGCTCAACCCCGACGCGGCAGACCTCAAGCTCTTCTCCGCCCTGATCGCCGCGGCCCGACGAAACTGA
- a CDS encoding peptide MFS transporter has product MNQAPQTGFFGQPAGLRTLFFAEMWERFSYYGMRAILVLFMTAPIAAGGFGWTPAKAGPVYGVYTSMVYLLALPGGWIADRVLGARKSVFWGGVIIMLGHISLAVPSINSFYLGLVLIVIGVGLLKPNISTMVGQLYAPEDERRDAGFSIFYMGINLGAMISPLVVGYLAQSEGWRATLSSWGIRPETSWHWGFGATAVGMFLGLIWYVVDRKSLGEAGLHPAVTSPEDAVIAKRKLWRSLTGVAAALVIVCGLQAAGVIALTTTSVSNIFGVGLLVLVVVFFAWLFLSANWTPEERRRLVVILVLFLGAAVFWSVFEQAGSTLTLFAQNSTRNSVFGHEFPSSWWQSINSGWIVVLAPVFAWIWVWLGRRNPSSPAKFAIGLLLVALSFYIMVPAAVLANGGHRVGWWWLMSSYFLATAGELSLSPVGLSAMTRLAPKRVASLMMGVWFLADSVGNFIGGRVAGVYEKFSLPTLFGGVATYALIFAVILALLVNPIKRMLAQSETAG; this is encoded by the coding sequence GTGAATCAGGCTCCGCAGACGGGATTCTTCGGCCAGCCAGCCGGTTTGCGCACGCTCTTCTTCGCCGAGATGTGGGAGCGGTTCTCGTACTACGGCATGCGCGCGATCCTCGTACTGTTCATGACCGCGCCGATCGCCGCCGGCGGGTTCGGGTGGACGCCGGCCAAGGCCGGTCCAGTATACGGGGTGTACACCTCGATGGTCTACCTGCTGGCGCTGCCGGGCGGCTGGATCGCGGACCGCGTCCTCGGCGCGCGCAAGTCGGTGTTCTGGGGCGGCGTGATCATCATGCTCGGGCACATTTCACTCGCTGTCCCTTCGATCAATTCCTTCTATCTCGGCCTGGTGCTGATCGTGATCGGGGTCGGCCTGCTCAAGCCGAACATCTCGACCATGGTCGGCCAGCTGTACGCGCCGGAAGACGAACGCCGCGACGCCGGTTTCTCGATCTTCTACATGGGAATCAACCTCGGCGCGATGATTTCGCCGCTGGTCGTCGGATATCTGGCGCAGAGCGAAGGGTGGCGGGCGACGCTGAGCAGCTGGGGGATCCGCCCCGAGACATCATGGCATTGGGGGTTCGGCGCCACCGCGGTGGGGATGTTCCTGGGGCTGATCTGGTACGTGGTCGACCGGAAATCACTGGGTGAAGCGGGACTCCATCCCGCGGTGACGTCGCCGGAGGATGCCGTCATCGCGAAGCGGAAGCTGTGGCGATCGCTGACGGGCGTCGCCGCCGCCCTCGTGATCGTCTGCGGGCTTCAGGCCGCAGGAGTCATCGCTCTCACGACCACGTCGGTGTCGAACATCTTCGGCGTCGGTCTCCTCGTCCTGGTCGTGGTCTTCTTCGCATGGCTCTTTCTGAGCGCAAACTGGACGCCGGAGGAACGACGGCGGCTGGTCGTGATCCTGGTGCTCTTTCTCGGTGCCGCGGTCTTCTGGTCGGTATTCGAGCAGGCCGGGTCGACGCTGACGCTTTTCGCCCAGAACAGCACTCGCAATTCGGTCTTCGGCCACGAATTCCCATCGAGCTGGTGGCAGTCGATCAACTCGGGGTGGATCGTCGTGCTGGCGCCGGTCTTCGCGTGGATCTGGGTCTGGCTCGGGCGGCGCAATCCATCGAGCCCGGCGAAATTCGCAATCGGCCTGCTGCTGGTGGCGTTGTCGTTCTACATCATGGTGCCGGCCGCAGTGCTCGCCAATGGCGGCCACCGGGTAGGGTGGTGGTGGCTGATGAGCAGTTACTTCCTCGCCACTGCCGGCGAACTGTCGTTGAGCCCGGTGGGATTGTCGGCGATGACGCGGCTGGCGCCGAAGCGAGTCGCGTCGCTGATGATGGGGGTCTGGTTCCTGGCAGATTCGGTCGGGAATTTCATCGGCGGCCGCGTCGCCGGCGTGTACGAGAAGTTCTCGCTTCCGACGCTCTTTGGCGGTGTTGCGACCTATGCGCTCATCTTCGCCGTCATCCTTGCGCTGCTGGTGAATCCGATCAAGCGGATGCTGGCGCAGTCGGAAACGGCAGGGTGA
- a CDS encoding TonB-dependent receptor yields the protein MNSPMRSIDRRFGICGISPRRCAAVLGAVFVAVSHAAPLAAQSTGGIVGQVVDATNEHSIRGVDIRLDGMRFTTTTDSAGQYRLRAIPSGMHSLTVLRPGYRPEHRDSIQVISGEVTRVDVRLAPQAVQLADLRAVGVQDPVLDPLATATEQRITADQLRRLPVTNLQDAIAMQAGVVGESFRGGRPGEQAFVLDGFGIKNQLDASTNGSAAIQIPPDLIVSASLITNGYSARYGQAISGVVDVTTMDGGPVWRGRTAYETDRPLAGGADHGIDRIVFQADGPIGKKIRAVGILDLNGQLDGDPSSAPAPSDTLDPRSSTPYPLPHSSTETWTAGGKLTIPFSDRLTGRLFGLATTQQAYLYDPMYKYDPNDGPGSRTNGKLLTAHLQMLPPSQNHTPLWGDLRVGYSDKSFVRGEVAAPDYAFGAFTGKTMHILDEEIAKRQDTISTRAALPDFGTPQFASNTPWGVPAFFQSGAGSGELAWNDFSELRSQLDATLGLGRYVDLAFGGMYAAQSVKTFQRVLSYLPVGDSVPPPTASNFSPWVSGAYVEGQARASDLGFTAGLRYDGFAPGTDLHNATLNARSTLSPRVAVSTQVKGATFVASIGKFSQPPDLQYLVDAAFDDTTRTGRFRQGNPNLGFESATQYEMSARVRLPSGNSLKINIYDKHLDGLVASVPINVNPDSSVFVNADVGTVTGAELIFERELHDGWGVRVSGVVQRAEATVSNAFLIYDQTHINPITGDTVPPSRAQFPLDYDRRLAITAVVTGEISQHSRFSMFGVRPLAGLQMSAVGRYYTGLPYTRTNTAGDSLTGPINGSRLPNQYSIDALFRRPMRVGKFDGSIYLDMRNLLNTQNQTSVRRDTGTPTPDDATVAALAMKAYLANPNPIPYESPRYRAWADKNGDGLLSGQSELLPLYTRAATDFTFPLFVYGPPRLVRFGVELLF from the coding sequence ATGAACTCACCGATGCGATCGATCGACCGGCGGTTCGGCATCTGCGGAATATCGCCTCGACGTTGTGCCGCGGTGCTTGGTGCCGTGTTCGTCGCAGTGAGTCATGCCGCTCCGCTCGCAGCACAGAGTACCGGCGGCATCGTGGGGCAGGTCGTCGACGCCACCAACGAACATTCGATCCGCGGTGTCGACATCCGGCTCGATGGCATGCGATTCACCACCACGACCGATTCGGCTGGCCAGTATCGGCTGCGGGCCATTCCGTCCGGGATGCATTCCCTCACCGTCCTGCGTCCCGGGTATCGCCCCGAGCATCGCGACAGCATCCAGGTCATCTCCGGTGAGGTGACGCGTGTCGATGTACGACTCGCTCCGCAAGCCGTGCAACTCGCCGACCTCCGCGCCGTGGGCGTGCAGGACCCGGTGCTCGATCCCCTCGCGACCGCCACCGAACAGCGGATCACCGCCGATCAGTTGCGCCGTCTCCCCGTCACCAATCTGCAGGATGCGATCGCGATGCAGGCCGGTGTCGTTGGTGAAAGTTTCCGCGGCGGCCGGCCCGGCGAACAGGCGTTCGTGCTGGACGGCTTCGGGATCAAGAACCAGCTCGACGCGTCGACCAACGGGAGCGCGGCGATCCAGATCCCGCCCGACCTGATCGTGTCGGCGTCGCTCATCACCAACGGATATTCGGCGCGCTACGGGCAGGCGATCTCCGGGGTCGTCGACGTCACGACGATGGACGGCGGACCGGTGTGGCGCGGCCGCACGGCGTACGAAACCGATCGACCGCTCGCCGGCGGCGCCGATCACGGCATCGACCGGATCGTGTTCCAGGCGGACGGACCGATCGGCAAGAAGATTCGCGCCGTCGGCATCCTCGACCTCAACGGCCAGCTCGACGGCGACCCGTCGTCCGCGCCGGCCCCGTCAGATACGCTCGACCCACGGTCATCGACGCCCTACCCGCTGCCGCACAGCAGCACCGAAACGTGGACCGCCGGCGGGAAGCTGACGATTCCCTTCAGCGACCGCCTCACCGGGCGGCTTTTCGGCCTGGCAACGACGCAGCAGGCGTATCTCTACGATCCGATGTACAAGTACGATCCGAATGACGGACCGGGGAGCCGCACCAACGGCAAGCTGCTCACCGCGCACCTGCAGATGTTGCCGCCGTCGCAGAATCACACCCCGCTCTGGGGGGATCTCCGCGTCGGCTATTCAGACAAGTCGTTTGTCCGCGGCGAGGTCGCCGCGCCCGATTACGCCTTCGGTGCGTTCACCGGCAAGACGATGCACATCCTCGACGAGGAGATCGCGAAACGGCAGGACACCATTTCGACCCGCGCGGCGCTCCCCGATTTCGGTACGCCGCAGTTCGCGTCGAACACGCCGTGGGGCGTTCCCGCCTTCTTCCAGAGCGGCGCCGGCAGCGGCGAACTGGCGTGGAACGATTTCTCCGAGCTCCGTTCGCAACTCGATGCGACCCTGGGGCTGGGGCGTTACGTCGATCTCGCATTCGGCGGCATGTACGCGGCACAGAGCGTCAAGACGTTCCAGCGGGTGCTCTCGTACCTCCCCGTCGGTGACTCCGTTCCACCGCCCACCGCGTCAAACTTTTCGCCGTGGGTCTCCGGCGCGTATGTCGAGGGTCAGGCGCGTGCTTCGGATCTTGGATTCACCGCGGGATTGCGATACGACGGCTTTGCGCCGGGCACCGACCTGCACAACGCCACGCTCAACGCGCGCTCGACCCTGAGTCCACGCGTCGCCGTATCGACCCAGGTCAAGGGAGCGACCTTCGTCGCGTCGATCGGCAAGTTCTCGCAGCCACCCGACCTGCAATACCTCGTCGATGCTGCCTTCGACGACACCACCCGCACCGGCCGCTTCCGTCAGGGAAACCCCAACCTCGGCTTCGAGTCGGCGACGCAGTACGAAATGAGCGCGCGGGTCCGGCTGCCGAGCGGGAATTCGCTCAAGATCAACATCTACGACAAGCACCTCGACGGACTGGTTGCGTCCGTCCCGATCAACGTGAATCCCGATTCATCGGTCTTCGTCAACGCCGATGTCGGCACGGTGACCGGCGCCGAACTAATCTTCGAACGCGAGTTGCACGATGGCTGGGGAGTTCGCGTCTCGGGCGTTGTGCAGCGCGCCGAGGCGACGGTCAGCAATGCATTCCTGATTTACGATCAGACCCACATCAATCCGATCACCGGCGACACCGTCCCGCCGTCGCGCGCCCAATTTCCGCTCGACTACGACCGCCGGCTGGCGATCACGGCGGTCGTCACCGGCGAGATCTCGCAGCACAGCCGTTTCAGCATGTTCGGCGTCCGTCCGTTGGCCGGACTGCAGATGTCGGCCGTCGGACGCTACTACACCGGCTTGCCGTACACCCGCACCAATACCGCCGGAGATTCGCTGACCGGGCCGATCAACGGCAGCCGGCTGCCGAATCAGTATTCGATCGACGCGCTCTTCCGCCGGCCGATGCGTGTCGGCAAGTTCGACGGCAGCATCTACCTCGACATGCGCAATCTGCTGAACACGCAGAATCAGACCAGCGTGCGTCGCGACACTGGCACCCCGACGCCCGACGACGCGACCGTCGCCGCGCTGGCGATGAAGGCGTACCTCGCCAACCCGAATCCGATCCCTTACGAATCGCCCCGATACCGCGCGTGGGCCGACAAGAACGGCGACGGCCTGTTGTCGGGCCAGAGCGAACTGCTGCCATTGTACACGCGTGCCGCGACCGACTTCACCTTCCCGCTCTTCGTCTACGGTCCGCCCCGGCTGGTGCGATTTGGCGTGGAGCTGCTCTTCTAG
- a CDS encoding glycosyltransferase family 4 protein, whose amino-acid sequence MIVHVASGREWRGGQHQVLLLAAGLHDAGVPTVVITGTATTLAARLRDAGVAVEEVGWRIGLDPRVAIRLLRLVRPDTIIHAHDNHAFALADAVTRIRRRPLVVTRRVIFPIHSPRRFRRAAAVIAISNAVRAEVARAGVLSDRIHLIPDAIDPAGIPDHFEDAGDEGGPVIACVAALEAEKGIDTLLDAAAIVRTIHPLVRWRIVGDGSERAALEAHRDRLDLAGLVEFTPPRAAYEAFAGAALAVQPSRSEGLGSAALQALACGVPLIVSDAGGLPDTVALGGGVIVPRDAPAELARVIDELLQAPEVLARLAAEGRAAARHFTVEQLVERTRRVYRSVASTRDGA is encoded by the coding sequence ATGATCGTCCATGTCGCCAGCGGCCGCGAGTGGCGCGGCGGACAGCATCAGGTCCTCCTCCTCGCCGCAGGCCTTCACGACGCAGGCGTGCCGACCGTCGTGATCACCGGCACCGCGACAACGCTTGCCGCGCGCCTTCGCGACGCCGGCGTTGCGGTGGAAGAGGTCGGATGGCGCATCGGACTCGACCCGCGCGTTGCCATACGCCTTCTCCGGTTGGTCCGGCCCGATACGATCATCCACGCCCACGACAACCATGCGTTTGCGCTCGCCGACGCGGTGACCCGCATCCGGCGCCGGCCGCTCGTCGTCACGCGGCGGGTGATCTTTCCGATCCACAGCCCCCGGCGATTCCGGCGTGCGGCAGCGGTGATCGCGATCTCGAACGCCGTCCGCGCCGAGGTGGCACGAGCCGGAGTCCTCTCCGATCGGATTCACCTGATTCCCGATGCGATCGATCCAGCCGGGATCCCGGATCACTTCGAGGATGCGGGCGATGAGGGCGGTCCGGTGATCGCCTGCGTTGCGGCACTCGAAGCGGAAAAGGGGATCGACACGCTCCTCGACGCAGCGGCCATCGTGCGCACTATCCATCCGCTCGTCCGCTGGCGGATTGTCGGCGATGGCAGCGAACGGGCGGCGCTCGAGGCGCATCGCGACCGCCTCGACCTCGCGGGACTGGTGGAATTCACCCCGCCTCGCGCGGCATACGAGGCGTTCGCCGGTGCAGCGCTCGCAGTGCAGCCATCGCGCAGCGAGGGACTCGGATCGGCCGCCCTGCAAGCGCTGGCCTGCGGTGTTCCCCTCATCGTCAGCGACGCGGGCGGTCTCCCTGACACGGTGGCCCTCGGCGGCGGCGTCATCGTTCCGCGCGACGCACCCGCCGAACTTGCTCGCGTCATCGACGAACTTCTCCAGGCGCCGGAAGTCCTGGCGCGTCTCGCCGCGGAGGGTCGCGCGGCCGCCCGACATTTCACCGTCGAACAATTGGTGGAGCGCACGCGCCGCGTGTATCGTTCCGTGGCGTCCACCCGAGATGGGGCATGA
- a CDS encoding c-type cytochrome, translated as MRVGWRSRWIATCSFTVVLSGACRGGAHPPVVAAAADSTLRAPDGSVPADDAVGHSIRRGAAIMAATRDSLPAHVGSALRCFSCHLGRGTDTAALPLTGVYARFPQYRSRSNRVELIEDRINDCFQRSLNGTPLALDDPAMHDIVAFLAFESRGIQVATGTPGNTIDPPHGDTLAGRERYRVSCARCHGPEGAGNAIYPPVWGAQSFNIGAGMARLGTAAAFIRRNMPRDSTGVLTDQEAANVAAYIVSRPRPDFPGKEHDWPRGDAPADAPYPLLAGHGTGP; from the coding sequence GTGCGCGTTGGCTGGCGGAGCAGGTGGATCGCCACCTGCTCCTTCACTGTTGTTCTCTCCGGCGCGTGTCGTGGCGGCGCTCACCCGCCGGTCGTGGCTGCGGCCGCCGACTCGACGCTCCGCGCACCCGATGGATCGGTGCCTGCGGACGACGCGGTCGGTCACAGCATCCGGCGCGGCGCGGCGATCATGGCCGCGACGCGTGATTCGCTCCCCGCGCACGTCGGCAGCGCCCTCCGATGTTTTTCCTGTCATCTCGGCCGTGGAACCGATACCGCCGCGCTTCCGCTGACTGGTGTCTACGCGCGCTTTCCGCAATATCGCTCGCGGTCCAATCGCGTCGAGCTCATCGAGGACCGGATCAACGACTGTTTTCAGCGATCGCTGAACGGCACGCCGCTGGCACTTGACGACCCCGCCATGCACGACATCGTCGCGTTCCTCGCCTTCGAGTCGCGCGGCATCCAGGTCGCAACCGGTACACCAGGGAACACGATCGACCCGCCGCACGGCGACACACTGGCCGGGCGCGAGCGCTATCGCGTCAGCTGCGCGCGCTGTCACGGACCCGAGGGCGCGGGCAATGCGATCTATCCGCCGGTCTGGGGGGCGCAGAGTTTCAACATTGGGGCGGGAATGGCCCGGTTGGGCACCGCGGCCGCGTTCATCCGGCGCAACATGCCGCGCGACAGCACCGGTGTATTGACCGATCAGGAAGCGGCAAATGTCGCGGCGTACATCGTGTCGAGGCCGCGTCCGGATTTTCCGGGGAAGGAGCACGACTGGCCCCGCGGCGACGCGCCGGCGGATGCGCCGTATCCACTGCTCGCCGGCCATGGGACCGGGCCCTGA
- a CDS encoding DUF3108 domain-containing protein — protein sequence MIPFVVGTMLAQSLAMAPAPISAAPSPFGVGETIEYVGHYKFLSPGHVTLKVVGVDDVRGAKAWHFSLAMNVAVLMFHSSTALDSWTAIDPFESLKYRKVIDGKTSEFAIFPDSGFYRSSGDTTHHPTPHDPIDDLAFIYFLRTTPLHEHAHYDFSHYYRMDKNPVSIDVLGREMVSLDDGTRRYCWILHPIVDEPNGMFARDHDARLWLTDDGLRLPVQIRSNYSVGAITLRMRRVTLAH from the coding sequence GTGATTCCGTTTGTCGTCGGCACGATGCTCGCGCAATCGCTCGCAATGGCACCGGCGCCGATCTCCGCCGCACCATCGCCGTTCGGCGTGGGCGAGACGATCGAATACGTCGGCCACTACAAATTTCTCAGCCCCGGCCATGTCACGCTGAAGGTCGTCGGCGTCGACGATGTGCGAGGTGCAAAGGCGTGGCACTTCTCGCTGGCGATGAATGTCGCGGTGCTGATGTTTCACAGCAGCACCGCCCTCGATTCGTGGACCGCGATCGATCCGTTCGAGTCGCTCAAGTACCGGAAGGTCATCGACGGAAAGACCAGCGAATTCGCCATCTTCCCCGATTCCGGCTTCTATCGTTCCAGCGGCGATACCACGCACCACCCGACGCCCCATGATCCGATCGACGATCTCGCGTTCATCTATTTCCTGCGCACCACGCCGCTGCATGAGCACGCCCACTACGATTTCTCGCACTACTACCGGATGGACAAGAACCCGGTCAGCATCGATGTGCTCGGCCGCGAAATGGTCTCGCTCGACGACGGTACCCGCCGGTACTGCTGGATCCTTCATCCGATCGTCGATGAGCCGAACGGGATGTTTGCCCGGGATCACGACGCACGGCTCTGGCTGACCGACGACGGCCTGCGCCTCCCGGTACAGATCCGGTCCAACTATTCCGTCGGCGCGATCACGCTCCGCATGCGCCGGGTCACGCTGGCGCACTGA
- a CDS encoding DUF1501 domain-containing protein: MPISRRAFMKAGGLALLSLGADPIFLDRAAYALGRSGRRIAGRKTLVCLFQRGAVDGLSMIVPAGDSWYWQERQRIALPKEQLIPLDGMFALHPRLAPLKPLWDQHNMAIVHAVGSPSTTRSHFDAQDYMESGTPDVKATPDGWANRYCAHAEEHANTPFRAVAFGPQLPRTLAGSAPSLAIDDLRTFGLRAAQAGGEQKLTRAFEELYQGAATGLVASSSAESFEAIQMLKSANPTSLPPSNGAVYSRTKLATSLSQIAQLIKADLGLQIAFVDVGGWDTHVNQGSDQGQLASRLDELSGALGAFTTDLGARMRDVVLITMSEFGRTVKENGTSGTDHGHGTAMMVLGGEVKGGQVYGRWPGLAPDQRYEGRDLAVTTDFRSVFSEVIQGHLGPIDVSQVFPGFAQPAKVGLFG, from the coding sequence ATGCCCATCTCTCGACGCGCATTCATGAAAGCCGGCGGCCTCGCACTGCTCTCCCTCGGCGCCGATCCCATTTTCCTCGATCGCGCTGCGTACGCGCTCGGACGTTCGGGCCGCCGGATCGCCGGCAGGAAGACGCTGGTATGCCTCTTTCAGCGCGGAGCCGTCGACGGCCTCTCGATGATCGTGCCGGCGGGAGACAGCTGGTACTGGCAGGAACGGCAGCGGATCGCGCTGCCGAAGGAACAGCTGATCCCGCTCGATGGCATGTTCGCCTTGCACCCGCGTCTCGCGCCGCTCAAGCCGCTCTGGGATCAGCACAACATGGCGATCGTCCACGCGGTCGGGTCGCCGTCGACGACGCGCTCGCATTTTGACGCGCAGGATTACATGGAATCGGGGACACCCGACGTCAAGGCGACCCCCGACGGCTGGGCCAACCGGTATTGTGCCCACGCGGAGGAACATGCCAACACGCCGTTCCGGGCAGTCGCGTTCGGACCGCAACTTCCCCGAACCCTCGCGGGGAGTGCACCGTCGCTTGCAATCGATGACCTCCGCACCTTCGGCCTTCGCGCAGCACAGGCCGGCGGCGAACAGAAATTGACGCGCGCATTCGAGGAGCTCTATCAGGGAGCGGCGACCGGACTGGTGGCATCGTCGTCGGCCGAAAGCTTCGAAGCAATTCAGATGCTGAAGAGCGCGAATCCCACGTCCCTTCCGCCATCCAACGGCGCCGTCTACAGTCGCACCAAGCTCGCCACTTCGCTCAGCCAGATCGCGCAGCTGATCAAGGCCGATCTCGGGCTGCAGATCGCGTTCGTGGATGTGGGTGGCTGGGATACTCACGTCAATCAGGGGTCCGACCAGGGACAGCTGGCGTCGCGACTCGACGAGCTGTCCGGTGCGCTGGGTGCATTCACCACCGATCTCGGCGCCCGGATGCGCGACGTCGTCCTGATCACCATGAGTGAGTTCGGGCGGACGGTCAAGGAAAACGGCACCAGCGGCACCGATCACGGCCATGGGACGGCGATGATGGTGCTGGGCGGTGAGGTGAAGGGCGGGCAGGTGTACGGGCGGTGGCCCGGGCTCGCGCCGGACCAGCGCTACGAGGGACGTGATCTCGCTGTCACGACCGACTTCCGGTCGGTCTTCAGCGAGGTGATCCAGGGGCACCTCGGGCCGATCGACGTTTCGCAGGTCTTCCCAGGGTTCGCGCAGCCGGCTAAGGTAGGTCTCTTCGGCTAA